The Niallia alba genome includes a window with the following:
- the glmS gene encoding glutamine--fructose-6-phosphate transaminase (isomerizing), producing MCGIVGYIGNQDAKEILLKGLEKLEYRGYDSAGIALSNGEGVQVFKEKGRIADLRNIVDEDVFAPAGIGHTRWATHGVPSRLNAHPHKSASERFTIVHNGVIENYDLLKKEYLSDVSLKSDTDTEVVVQLIEHFVETGSDVKAAFVQTLKLLKGSYAFALLDEQNKDMIYVAKNKSPLLIGLGESFNVVASDAMAMLQVTDQYVELVDKEIVIVTKDAVTIETLEGEIISREAYTAELDASDIEKGTYPHYMLKEIDEQPLAIRKIIQEYQDKDGKLKIDPAIVDAVNAADRLYIIAAGTSYHAGLLGKQFIEKLAKIPVEVHVASEFGYNMPLLSEKPLFIFITQSGETADSRAVLVQVKEMGYPTLTITNVPGSTLSREADHTLLLYAGPEIAVASTKAYTSQMAVLSILAEVTAKSKGYEVDFDLIHELGIIANAMEVIFEDKEELEAIAKEYLETSRNAFFIGRGIDYYVVLEGALKLKEISYIQAEGFAGGELKHGTIALIEDGTPIIALATQESVNLSIRGNVKEVVARGANPCIISMKGLEMEDDRYIVPAVHDLLTPLISVVPLQLIAYYAALHRGCDVDKPRNLAKSVTVE from the coding sequence ATGTGCGGAATTGTTGGTTATATTGGAAACCAGGATGCGAAAGAGATTTTATTAAAAGGTTTAGAAAAACTTGAATATAGAGGCTATGACTCAGCTGGTATTGCTTTAAGCAATGGAGAAGGAGTGCAAGTTTTTAAAGAAAAAGGAAGAATTGCAGATCTTCGTAATATTGTGGACGAAGATGTGTTTGCACCTGCAGGAATTGGTCATACACGCTGGGCAACACATGGTGTACCAAGCAGATTGAACGCTCACCCACATAAAAGTGCTTCAGAACGTTTCACCATTGTTCATAACGGAGTAATTGAGAACTACGACTTACTAAAGAAAGAGTACCTTTCTGACGTTTCGTTAAAAAGTGATACAGATACAGAAGTAGTAGTTCAACTTATTGAACATTTTGTTGAGACAGGAAGCGATGTAAAGGCTGCTTTTGTTCAAACATTAAAATTATTAAAAGGGTCTTATGCTTTTGCTTTATTAGATGAGCAAAACAAAGACATGATATATGTGGCAAAAAATAAAAGTCCACTATTGATTGGTTTAGGCGAAAGCTTCAATGTCGTTGCTAGTGACGCAATGGCTATGCTTCAAGTAACAGATCAATATGTGGAATTAGTAGATAAAGAAATTGTAATCGTGACAAAAGACGCGGTAACCATTGAGACATTAGAGGGAGAAATTATTTCCCGGGAAGCTTATACGGCTGAATTGGATGCTAGTGATATTGAAAAAGGCACATATCCTCATTATATGCTAAAAGAAATTGACGAACAGCCATTAGCTATTCGCAAAATCATTCAAGAATACCAAGATAAAGATGGTAAGTTAAAAATTGATCCGGCTATCGTTGATGCTGTAAACGCAGCAGATCGTCTCTATATTATTGCTGCTGGTACATCATATCATGCTGGTCTTCTTGGAAAGCAATTTATTGAGAAATTAGCAAAAATTCCAGTTGAAGTTCATGTAGCTAGTGAATTTGGCTACAATATGCCGTTGCTTTCAGAAAAACCTTTGTTCATCTTCATTACACAAAGTGGAGAAACAGCAGATAGCCGAGCAGTACTAGTGCAAGTAAAAGAAATGGGCTATCCAACTTTAACAATCACAAATGTGCCAGGCTCTACACTGTCTCGTGAAGCTGACCATACCTTATTATTATATGCAGGTCCGGAAATTGCTGTAGCTTCAACGAAAGCTTATACTTCACAGATGGCTGTATTATCTATTCTTGCAGAAGTGACAGCAAAAAGTAAAGGCTATGAAGTGGATTTTGATCTTATCCATGAACTAGGCATTATTGCCAATGCTATGGAAGTCATTTTTGAAGATAAGGAAGAGCTTGAAGCAATTGCTAAAGAGTATCTTGAAACATCAAGAAACGCTTTCTTTATCGGACGTGGTATTGACTATTATGTTGTACTTGAAGGTGCATTAAAATTAAAAGAAATCTCTTACATCCAAGCAGAAGGTTTTGCAGGTGGAGAATTAAAGCATGGAACAATTGCTTTGATTGAAGATGGAACACCTATTATCGCATTAGCAACACAAGAAAGTGTTAACTTAAGCATACGTGGTAACGTAAAAGAGGTAGTGGCTCGCGGAGCAAACCCATGTATCATTTCCATGAAAGGTCTAGAAATGGAAGACGATCGCTACATCGTACCAGCTGTGCACGATCTGTTAACACCCCTTATCTCTGTAGTACCATTACAATTAATTGCTTACTATGCAGCACTCCATAGAGGCTGTGATGTAGATAAACCTCGTAACTTGGCTAAGAGTGTTACGGTAGAGTGA
- a CDS encoding GGDEF domain-containing protein: MKYTGRIFGSLGLFLLHSVYIFYYFFRDGEVEPLDLYSYPLLIWIGYWGGKQFDKVRFYSEKDELTGIYNRRFVMNTYEKITSIAERTNSKLYVLVIDCDNFKAINDTYGHHNGDMVLIKISETLVDSTRKSDIVARWGGDEFLVIGLCNEEADLQTILQRLEEHLKNLAYQINLPIKASIGSAIYPNHSKDLFELIKIADDKMYNSKETKSTLKITKLQSQ, from the coding sequence ATGAAATATACTGGCAGGATTTTTGGAAGTTTAGGCTTGTTTTTATTACACTCAGTTTATATTTTCTACTATTTTTTTCGGGATGGAGAAGTAGAACCGCTTGATTTATATTCATATCCACTCTTAATTTGGATTGGGTATTGGGGTGGTAAGCAGTTTGATAAAGTTAGATTTTATTCAGAAAAAGATGAACTGACTGGTATTTACAATAGAAGGTTTGTGATGAACACTTATGAAAAGATTACTTCTATAGCAGAACGTACAAATAGTAAACTATATGTTTTAGTAATAGATTGCGATAATTTCAAAGCTATCAATGACACTTACGGACATCATAATGGCGATATGGTCTTAATCAAGATTAGTGAAACACTTGTTGATTCAACAAGAAAAAGTGATATTGTTGCTCGATGGGGCGGTGATGAATTTTTGGTTATTGGTCTTTGCAATGAAGAGGCTGATTTGCAAACTATTCTCCAAAGGCTGGAAGAGCACCTGAAAAACCTCGCTTATCAAATAAACCTGCCTATAAAGGCTTCAATCGGTTCGGCTATATATCCAAACCATAGTAAAGATTTGTTTGAGTTAATAAAGATAGCTGATGACAAGATGTATAACAGCAAGGAAACAAAGAGCACATTAAAAATTACAAAATTACAATCGCAATAG
- a CDS encoding DUF2188 domain-containing protein → MGKNQHVTPHSGGGFQVKGAGNSRATKVFDTQREAISFARDIAKNQQSELFIHNRTGQIRERNSYGNDPYPPRG, encoded by the coding sequence ATGGGTAAAAATCAGCATGTTACCCCACATTCTGGCGGTGGATTTCAAGTAAAAGGTGCAGGAAATTCAAGAGCAACAAAAGTATTTGATACTCAACGTGAAGCGATTTCATTTGCAAGAGATATTGCAAAAAACCAGCAATCTGAACTGTTCATTCATAACAGAACAGGACAAATTAGAGAAAGAAACAGTTACGGAAACGACCCTTATCCACCAAGAGGATAA
- a CDS encoding helix-turn-helix domain-containing protein: MSSREVREMPRTFAQQLKYYRGLRGYTCKELGMMAKIDPGYVNSLERGKKKAPTYPIIKNLAKALKVDITDLIDIEPSEGELPLKSIQEVMVNQEYLIKGKLPTMETREDLLGLIEALLDCEWEEHSKHLDSVEILNRVDTFLRSIK, encoded by the coding sequence ATGAGTAGTAGAGAAGTACGAGAGATGCCAAGAACATTTGCTCAACAATTAAAATATTATAGAGGTCTCAGAGGTTATACCTGTAAAGAATTGGGAATGATGGCGAAAATTGACCCAGGCTACGTAAATTCTTTAGAGCGTGGGAAGAAAAAAGCGCCTACCTATCCCATAATCAAAAATTTGGCAAAGGCACTAAAAGTAGATATTACTGATTTGATTGATATTGAACCAAGCGAGGGTGAGCTTCCTTTAAAAAGTATTCAAGAAGTTATGGTTAATCAAGAATATCTTATAAAAGGGAAACTTCCGACTATGGAAACAAGGGAGGATTTATTAGGATTAATAGAGGCATTACTTGATTGTGAATGGGAAGAACATAGTAAACATTTGGATTCTGTGGAGATTTTAAACAGAGTTGATACATTTTTAAGGTCTATAAAATAA
- a CDS encoding ISLre2 family transposase, with amino-acid sequence MNQCNTKMPSLKELEKTLFRTLQMTFQEILVQTLENWDLEIAQQRDKRRFALRDKREIRVDTAFGAVELKRNYYFDRVTKKYICLLDHYLQFQGNKGFSPLLEEWGLELATNGSSYRKAVETFEQFLGYSAMSHEALRQHLLHTSVLPAKEKRPFQKVLFVEVDGLYVKSQEKKKRGWELKFAAVHEGWKENGKRVRLRNKRHFLYEEKEPFWEAFETFLQNHYAYDPTQTLLIINGDGAGWITACREYFRERAFFTMDRFHVARSMKQLMKSHPRYRYMKRALKNYQVETLLLELNSAVGTMDTPEEEEKLAHFLGFLTHHQETIKDYRSWLQEKGVDTTAYRPMGSAEAMMNQLAKRLKNGRAWSKKGVMSMARLWIGLKDDLSIQTIYGKWEKATEKSKKEHRPKRKIPTKLVTETVRQNMPYLNQAIGKPVHFALQGLKGF; translated from the coding sequence ATGAATCAATGTAACACAAAAATGCCATCATTAAAAGAATTGGAAAAAACTTTATTTCGAACACTACAAATGACCTTTCAAGAAATCCTTGTTCAAACATTAGAAAATTGGGATCTAGAGATTGCTCAGCAACGAGACAAAAGAAGATTTGCTTTACGAGATAAACGAGAAATACGAGTAGATACAGCGTTTGGAGCAGTGGAGCTGAAGCGTAATTATTATTTCGATCGTGTAACCAAAAAATATATTTGTCTGTTAGATCATTATTTACAGTTTCAAGGGAATAAAGGGTTTAGTCCACTATTAGAAGAATGGGGGCTAGAATTAGCGACAAATGGTTCCTCCTATCGAAAGGCGGTGGAAACGTTCGAACAATTTTTAGGCTATTCGGCGATGAGCCACGAAGCATTACGGCAACATCTTCTTCATACAAGCGTACTTCCCGCTAAGGAAAAACGTCCTTTTCAAAAGGTGTTGTTTGTCGAAGTAGATGGATTATATGTGAAGAGTCAAGAAAAGAAAAAGCGTGGATGGGAGTTGAAATTCGCCGCTGTACATGAGGGATGGAAAGAAAACGGAAAGCGAGTCAGGCTCCGAAATAAAAGGCATTTTCTCTATGAAGAAAAAGAACCCTTTTGGGAAGCTTTTGAAACATTCTTACAGAATCATTATGCGTATGATCCAACCCAAACCTTGCTTATTATTAATGGCGATGGAGCAGGCTGGATAACGGCATGTCGGGAGTATTTTCGGGAACGCGCCTTTTTCACCATGGACCGTTTTCATGTCGCTCGTTCGATGAAGCAACTAATGAAGAGCCATCCTCGATACCGCTACATGAAAAGAGCGTTAAAAAACTACCAGGTAGAAACATTACTTCTAGAGTTGAATAGCGCAGTAGGAACAATGGATACACCAGAAGAAGAAGAAAAACTAGCGCATTTCCTCGGCTTTTTAACGCATCATCAGGAAACCATAAAAGATTACCGTAGTTGGTTACAGGAGAAAGGCGTGGACACGACAGCGTATCGTCCAATGGGAAGTGCAGAAGCAATGATGAATCAATTAGCCAAACGATTAAAAAATGGAAGAGCATGGAGCAAAAAAGGCGTCATGAGCATGGCACGTTTGTGGATTGGGTTGAAGGATGATCTATCTATCCAAACGATATATGGAAAATGGGAAAAAGCCACGGAAAAATCAAAGAAAGAGCATCGACCGAAAAGAAAAATACCCACAAAATTAGTAACAGAAACCGTGCGTCAGAACATGCCATACTTAAATCAAGCGATTGGAAAACCCGTTCACTTTGCCTTACAGGGATTAAAAGGTTTTTAA
- a CDS encoding MepB family protein, which translates to MDDFYTALNYVNKMIYEANDLTVESVQEEKQNSKYGAGTFKLSSKTVRFRVANITPTKVGQFVAFWEKDENNKNQPYLYEEAPDLLVITTFKNENEFGQFIFPKEVLLKQNILRSTSTKGKMAIRVYPTWDSPSSKQAMKTQEWQLPYFVDMCNPNKLQLEKIIELYSF; encoded by the coding sequence ATGGATGATTTTTATACAGCATTAAATTATGTAAATAAAATGATTTACGAGGCAAATGATTTAACGGTGGAGTCGGTTCAAGAAGAAAAACAAAATTCTAAGTATGGTGCTGGTACATTTAAATTATCATCTAAAACAGTTCGATTCAGAGTTGCGAATATAACTCCCACCAAAGTAGGTCAGTTTGTTGCATTTTGGGAAAAGGATGAAAATAATAAAAATCAACCCTATTTATATGAGGAAGCCCCTGATTTATTAGTTATAACTACCTTTAAAAATGAAAATGAGTTTGGTCAATTTATTTTTCCAAAAGAAGTTCTTTTAAAACAGAATATTCTTAGGTCTACTTCAACAAAGGGAAAAATGGCAATAAGAGTTTATCCTACCTGGGATAGTCCGAGTAGTAAACAAGCGATGAAAACTCAAGAATGGCAATTACCCTATTTTGTTGATATGTGTAATCCGAATAAATTACAATTAGAAAAAATAATAGAACTGTATTCTTTTTAA
- a CDS encoding NERD domain-containing protein, whose product MEYKQVGFFKRVAKALTDTEKLKTPILVKEATESNQLIEQSKQEIANTVDEKQSKSLHEKIKLLELGLKGENSVLFELQNSFMPIHILHDVRIVHNDLKAQIDFVVLTRKFILLIEVKNYYGNILVNEKDEFIRQVYKGNRLAFQEGFYSPVRQVERQVEVFESYMRDMGAVTRTPIKSVVVFTNNRTVINTKKASKHVKEKLLRVDGLVAYIKQELEKSSPVRFMDNRMKEMSDYIKATHFELIDDETDLVEMKLLEETISTQNENNERIVSAQANNTDLEELLKKFRMNKATEQNVKAFHIFSNKTLEELILKKPCSLTDLKTIHGIGEMKINAFGEELIGIIKNHRQL is encoded by the coding sequence ATGGAATATAAACAAGTTGGATTTTTTAAAAGAGTTGCTAAAGCTCTAACGGATACCGAAAAGTTAAAAACACCCATTCTTGTGAAGGAAGCAACAGAAAGCAATCAGTTAATTGAACAATCTAAACAGGAAATCGCAAACACAGTAGATGAAAAGCAAAGCAAATCCCTTCACGAAAAAATAAAACTATTAGAACTCGGTTTAAAAGGTGAAAATAGCGTTCTTTTTGAATTACAAAATTCCTTTATGCCTATACATATCCTGCACGATGTTCGTATTGTTCACAATGACTTAAAAGCTCAAATAGATTTTGTTGTTTTAACAAGAAAATTCATTTTATTGATAGAAGTGAAAAATTACTATGGCAACATTTTAGTAAATGAAAAAGACGAATTCATACGACAAGTGTACAAAGGAAACAGGTTAGCATTTCAAGAAGGGTTCTACAGCCCAGTTCGCCAAGTAGAAAGACAGGTTGAAGTTTTTGAGTCATATATGAGGGACATGGGAGCAGTGACACGAACACCAATTAAAAGTGTTGTTGTTTTCACCAATAATCGAACGGTTATCAATACGAAAAAGGCAAGTAAACATGTAAAGGAAAAATTATTACGTGTAGACGGTTTAGTGGCATATATAAAACAAGAACTCGAAAAGTCATCGCCTGTTCGCTTTATGGATAACCGTATGAAAGAAATGAGCGATTATATCAAGGCTACTCATTTTGAATTGATTGATGACGAAACTGACTTAGTAGAAATGAAATTATTAGAGGAAACAATTAGTACACAAAATGAAAACAATGAACGGATAGTATCAGCTCAAGCGAATAATACCGATTTAGAAGAATTATTGAAAAAATTCCGTATGAACAAAGCGACTGAACAAAACGTAAAAGCATTTCACATATTTAGCAATAAAACATTGGAAGAATTGATTCTAAAAAAACCGTGTAGCTTAACCGATTTAAAAACCATTCATGGAATTGGCGAAATGAAAATTAATGCTTTCGGTGAAGAATTGATTGGAATTATAAAAAACCATCGGCAATTATAA